The Methanohalophilus portucalensis DNA window GCTGTTTTTGCATGTCTGAGGACCTTTTCAGAAACGCTTCCCATAAGATAGCGCTCCAGGCCCGTGCGTCCCAGTGAGCCCATAACTATTATGTCTATTTCATTTTCTTTTGCAAAATCCAGTATTTTCTCTGCGGGATTGCCCGTCAAAAGAGCTGTATCAACAGCTACTCCCTGAGGGTCTCCCAGTTCTTCCACATACTGGAGGGCTTCCTGTCCTTCTCTCTTTATGTCTTCGTGGGGGATGTCAAAATTTGTGATTCTTGCTCCATAAGGAAGGGTTTTTGATGAAAGTTCTTTCATTACGTATACTGCAAATACCTTTGCTTCATAGATTTTTGCCATCCCGATTCCTTCGGCTGCTGCCTTTTTGGAATGTTCCGAGCCATCTGTTGCAATTAAAATCTTTTTTACATTATTCATTATATTCCCCACTACATAATAATGAAGGTAGGTATATTAACATTTGGAAAGGCTCCTCATTCATATATCTTCGAGTAAAGGTAAGTTCCAAGCACATAACCCAGCAATGCTACAACCAGGGTACCGGGTGCATAAATAGGAATATTGCCGCCCGCCATGTGAAATATCAGGTTAACTATGGCAACATATACCATTACTGTAGTGATCAACACTATAATCTGGAATATCCCTTTATCAGGTGGCATGTTTGTTCACTACATTAATATTTGCGATCTGCCTATTCATTATTTGCGGTGCTGTCTGCCTATAGGCATTTTCCTGCAGGGGCAATTAACGCCGTTACGGACTTTTTCCTATTGAGATTACAGTACTTCTAATATTCTTGTTACAGTAGCCGTACTTAATTTGATTTATATAGGGCTGGTATCCAATATCAGTACTGTAGTAATATTGCAACAGGCGATTGTCATGAAAGAAAGAATACTGATACTTGGAGCCGGTTATGCGGGTGCGGTGATTGCAAACACGCTGGCCCGTGAGTTCAGGCGTAAAATTGCAAAGGATGAACTTGAAATTACAGTGCTTGACAGGAACGATATGGGGGTCAATCAGGGTGGTTTTACTTTCCTGCCCTTTGGGTTATACACCCCAGAAGACCTGATCAGGTCCAGGAAAGAATCACTGAGTCCCAGGATAAAGAGTCATTTTGGTGATCAGGGTGAAGTCACGGATATTGACCTGAACAGGCAGCAGATAACGGTCAAATCCGGTACAAAGTATTCCTATGATCATCTTGTGATTGCAATGGGTGCAAGACCGGATGCTTCCGGTGTGCAGGGTCTTGAAGATGATCTAAATACATTCTATACATCTATGGATGATGCCCTGGAAGTAGGGGAACTTATCCGCAATTTCAAAGGTGGCAGGATAGTGGTTTCGGTTTCCAGGATGCCGATACCCTGCCCAGGTGCGCCGGTAAAATTCTCCTTTTTGCTGGAGAGTTACCTGAGGGATATACGCAATATCAGGGATGATGTGCAGCTGACGCTTCTCTGGCCCATGGAACCAATAGGCCCGCCGGAGTTTAACAAACTGGTTACCGGTCGTCTTGAAGAAAAGGGAATTGAGGCAATCAGGCAGTTCCAGCTTGGCAAGGTTGATGCTTCAAACAAGATGGTGGAATCTACCGACGGCAGACAGGAAAATTATGATCTGCTTATCACAGTTCCCCCCCACAAGCCACAACAGGCT harbors:
- a CDS encoding universal stress protein; the protein is MNNVKKILIATDGSEHSKKAAAEGIGMAKIYEAKVFAVYVMKELSSKTLPYGARITNFDIPHEDIKREGQEALQYVEELGDPQGVAVDTALLTGNPAEKILDFAKENEIDIIVMGSLGRTGLERYLMGSVSEKVLRHAKTAVMVIP
- a CDS encoding NAD(P)/FAD-dependent oxidoreductase, whose product is MKERILILGAGYAGAVIANTLAREFRRKIAKDELEITVLDRNDMGVNQGGFTFLPFGLYTPEDLIRSRKESLSPRIKSHFGDQGEVTDIDLNRQQITVKSGTKYSYDHLVIAMGARPDASGVQGLEDDLNTFYTSMDDALEVGELIRNFKGGRIVVSVSRMPIPCPGAPVKFSFLLESYLRDIRNIRDDVQLTLLWPMEPIGPPEFNKLVTGRLEEKGIEAIRQFQLGKVDASNKMVESTDGRQENYDLLITVPPHKPQQAVLDSGITDEKGWIASDKTTLQYRGPVGDKDNVYVVGDNGPADILKTGIGAHYQAQVVSHNLINTINGNNIKSKYKGETGCPIITDMASDAHTGRAYIATWSYKNPPQSFDTTQLGWYLYRMYYYLHWDMSIKALM